In the Planctomicrobium piriforme genome, TCCAGTGCTAGAGTTGCTGCGAACCGACTTTTCGAAGGACGTTCAACAGACTGGCAACCGGCAATCTCAGGCAAGCGCAGCGTACTGGAGCGAACATGGGTTTCATCAAAGGGCGAAGTCGGAATACTTATTCGGATGGAGTGCCCACCAAGGAATCCAGCAGCTTCAAGGGAATCTCCGAGCAGCAGCTCGAAGAGCACCTCAACGTCGCCCGTTACGGCAGCTTTCTGCTGACCGACGCGGTGCGTCCGTCCTTCGACCTGACCGTGGTGCCGAGTTCCGGCTGGCGTCGCGACACCTATCGCGACAAGGAAACCTGCATCGACGTGCCGGTCATCATGGCCTCGCAGACCCGCGAAAAGCTGTTCGACCTGTTCATCGACCTGCTCGATCCGCTGGGGGACGAAGTCGATGTCGTGCTGGAAACCAGCCACGAAGCCCGTCGCGGCGGACACGATGACCTGTACCGCGAACAGATCGACCTCCCGATTCTCAAAAGCCTGCTCTACGATTTCGAAGACAGCATCCTGAACGACGGCTGCGTCGGCATCGCGGTCCTCAATCCTCGCGTGCCGATGGAAGTGCAGTTCGACGAGCACAAGCTGCTCATCATGTACGGGCACGACCTCGAGCCGTTTGAAGAAGTCCTTCGCCAGCACGGTTTGTGGCGGAGCGAAACCTTGAAATTCATTACCGAAGCCGAGCATATCCATTCGTCGACCGACGAATTCGGCGAACGGTTCTCGGACCTGCGATATCAGTTGGGCGTCGAAGGGGATTGATTCTTTCGGTCCGCAGACAGAACAACGCTCGACCCCTTCTTGACCGGTCAATTTTCAATCTCCCCCACAGACAGAAAGAGCACCCATGCGTTTCTCGTGCTTCGACTGCTGTGCCGTGCTGCTACTGTGCGGCGCGGTGCTGGGGGAGACGGCGCAGGCACAGCAGTCAGCCCGATTGCCGGTGCGTGCCGCAGGAGATCAGAACGGCGCCAACGTGCGGCTGGTCAACGGCCAGCAACCGCTCTGGGTGGCTGGTGAACACAGTACCGGCAAGCGGCCCATCGAAGTCGCCCGCTCGGGGAAAGGCTCGCAATTCGTACTTGTCGTCGGCAGCGTCGCGGGGAATGATCCGGAAAGCATCGAACTGATCGACGCCACTTGCCAGCTCGCGCGGATGTATCCGCCGCCGGATCCGGTGACGCTGCTGTTTGTGCGCACCCCCAACCCCGACGGGCTGGCCGAGCATGTGCATACCAACCAGCGCGGGGTCGAACTCGACCGCAATTTTCCGTCCCGGAACTTCACCTCGGCCCCGAATCGGCTCACCGGCCCCAAGCCGGCCAGCGAAGTCGAAACCCAGTACATGGTGCGGGTGCTGCAGGAATTCAAACCGGTGCGGGTGATCCACCTCAAGTCCGGAGTCGGCGACCGGCCGCTCGTCATGATCAGTGACAAATGGCAGGCGACAACCGGCGCGGCGATGCTGCCGAAGGACATCAGCCAGGACCGCTATCAGGGCACCTTCAAGGCAGGTTCTCTGGAAGAGTATGTGAGCGTCGAAATGGAGACCGCCATCGGCACCGTGGTGCTATCGAAGGGGTCGCGGCAGATGCAGGCTGCCGAAATCTTGCGGCTCGCGGTCGGCAATATCTCGAAGAACCCGAATCCCGCGGACAATCTGGCCAAGGCGAATCCGCCTGCCAAAACACCGGCCGCACAACCCGCCGCGCCCGCTGCCGCCCAGCGACCGATGACGCCCGAAGCCGCCCCGAAGGGAAACCAGGGTGAAGTCGAATTACTGCCGCCGCCGCCGGAATTCGCGCCGACGTCAACTCCGTCGCAACAGGTCGACCGCAACGACAGCCGGTACTTTGAGCTGCCGCCGCCGCCGCGGTAGAGAACCTGGCTGTTGCGTTGATCGAATTTCGGGCGTGAATCGTGGCGAATTTGTCATTTGTCAATGGTCATTTGTCATTGGGCCATTGAGGGAGAACTGCGGGGGCGGGCTTCTGTTTAATCGTTGTTGTCTGATCACTCGGAAGCCGACAATCGGGTTTGTTTTCCAGGGGGGCAGGACGGCGGTATCGATACGGCAGGCTTCGCCGACAAACCGCCAGTCGCTGCCGCGAATCACCTTCAGGTGGCCTGATCGCGGACCTTGGGGGTCGATCTGCTCCGGTAACAGGTAGGCGTCGCGCTGATACCAGTCGGCCGTCCATTCCCAGGCGTTTCCCCGCATGTCGTAAAGACCCCAACTGGAGGGCCGATCGCTGCCGACCGGAGTGAGCGGCAATGGCGGAGAAACTCCTGCCGCCGCGCCGGAATCGTCTCTGTCATCTCGATCTGGCGACCAGCGAAATGGGGTCGTCGACCCGTCGCGGCACGCGTACTCCCATTCTGCTTCCGTCGGCAAGCGATAGCTGCTGCCGGCCGATAACTCTTCCGGGTGGTTCGACAAAGCCTGACAGAACGCGGCTGCCTGATCCCAACTGACGTTCGTCACCGGCAACCGGCCCAGGTCTTCGGAATTGGCAACAGAGATCTCCATCTCTTCCGGCAGCGCAGGGAGCGACTCCCTGCCCAACACTTGTTGATAGTCATCTCGCGTCACCTCGAACTGCGACAGCCAGAATGACTGAGTGATCTCAACGGGATGCGGCGGACACTCGGCAGGGATCGGGCCGTTGTTGCCGGCGTCTGGAAGTCCCATGGTGAACCGGCCTGCCGGAATCAGAACGAAGCTCATGCCGATGGAGTTTGTTTCCGGGGACGAACTTGCAGCAGTCGGCGCGTTGCGAACAGAGGCAGCATTTAATGTTTTGCGAGGCGAAGGGAGTTGGATATGCGAGGGTTCCCATTCGTTGAAATCCGCTAGACATTCCGGCGGTGTTTCGCGGGAATGCAGAATGTGCCACACGCTTGAGTCGATCGCGTTGGACACAAACCGTACCGAGCCGTCGAGACAGGCGACATGCACGCCGCCGGGATGCTGGCTTCTGGCGGTCGCCTGTTGATTGTGATCGATATAGCTCACACAGGGCATGCCGGCCTGTTGCAGCACATCGGAGCCGAGGACGGCATGCAATTCTCCGCAGCTGAGGACGTCATCGCTGCGAGGATGCGCATTGTTGGGTCCGGCAGCGTCTCCGTTCACCCCATGTGCCCAGCTGATGCTCCCGCCGATTTGACCGAGTGCCCAGACGCCCCGTGGGTCGAGCGGGTGAATTCCTGCCCGAAGTTCTTCCAGGGCGATGAGCGTCGCACGACCGTTGCTGAACTCGCCAAAAGAAAAGCTGCGGTTGATACCTGCGATGCCGTTTCCCCAGAGCTGAAACTGGCGCGGCGAATCCAACGTGACCAGATGCACGAAATCGCCTTGTGGGGAACTCGTGCTGGGGGGCTCGACCTTGTAATGGTGAGTTCCGCCGTTGATCGCGAAGTTGCCCCGTGCGAATTCCAGCGGCGCTTCGCGCGGATCCCCCTGTAGTTGATACCTGTTGCCGGATCGATTGAACGCATCTGTGGGGCAGGCGATGAACGGTGCTGCTGTGGTCCGCAGCAGTGCATTGCCGGGATGCCCGACGGGAAGTTCGGCCGACACTTTCGCGGCTAGATTCGATTCGCCGATGAACGGCAAGAGCAACTGCGCCCAGTTCTGGTGCGTGATCCGTTCAATCTGCCGAGAGCGGTGCAGCAACGGGGTCGCGATGGCGTTTGGATTCCAGACTGCGGCCGGCGGCAAACTTCGAAAGACATCATGATACCGCTCGAGTCCCAGCGTTAGCGCCTGCAGGCGCTGACGGCACGTTTGCTGTCTCGACCGCTCGCGCCATTCCAGCAGGAGCGGGGTGAGCAGTGCCGCCACAAACCCCAGCAGCGCCAACACGAAGAGGACTTCCAGCAGCGTCAGGCCGGACGGGTTTCGGGAGGCTGCGATGCATTGCCGGTGATGTGAATGCCGCATTGTCATGGAGAATTCGGTAAAGAGTGAATCCACTCGGAAATCAATTCGAGCGCCGCCGGGTCAGGCCGGGTCCGCGCGAGCCACGGCATCGCATGTCTGGGATCAGTTGTCTGCAGTCGCAGATACATCGCCGACTCGTCCGGTGAGCCTGGTTTCAGCAGTGTTTTCGCGGTGCGGCCATCGATCTTGTGATGCGCCAAGCGCGATGTTGTTGAGATCAACTCCTGCGTTGACGTTCCGTCGATTCGCAGATCGAAATCCAGATGTTCGACCCCTGCCGGGTGATGGCAGAAACTGCAGTTCGCGTGCAGGTAAGATCGTGCCTGCTCTTCCAGCGATGCTGGTGTGCGATCCAGCGGGACCAATGACGGAGACTTCGGAACGGTTCGGTGCCGAAACACTCCTTGTCGCTGGAGTTCATTGAACTCGTTGTTGCCGACAAGTTGTTCTGGCGTGAAACCGAGAATGGGATTTTCGCGAGCGTGACACATCTTGCAGTCGCCGACGCCGGGGATGCGGTATTCGACTGGACCATTCGGACCCGGCAGCAGGACCGTCTCCCGTTCGAGCTGCAGAATGGCGTCGTTGCGGTCTTCGTTCCACACATAGGACGCCCCGACCGTTGTTCCATCGTCACGCACCAGCAGCACGCGGGTTTCGACGGGATGGCGATAACCTAACTCCGGATCGCGTGCGTCGAAATGTTTGATGAGCAGCGTCCCCGGCGGAAACTTCCAGCGTGGCGCGCCGTTGTCGATCTGCGTTCCCCGCGGCAGTCGAATCCAGCGCTGCTTGTGCAGACCGTCCGACCAGAGGGGAACGGTCACGTCATACGGCAGCGTCCCTATTGCCGGGGTCAGCGAAGACAGATCGGTGAAGACGTTCAGTTCTGAAAACCGTTGCGGAAAACCGGTCGGCTCGCTCCTTTGTAAGCGATAAACCCCAGGCGAAGACGTAAAGTTCGTGAAGAACAGATTGCCGGCGACATCGGTGCTGATCGAAACGAGAGACGAGGCCGTGCGTCCGAAGGGGAGCTGTAATAACGGAATCGAAGTCGTCGGCGTGCCTGCGCTGGCAGTCAACGTCCACACCCGGCCTGAGCGATTGTCTCCGTAGACAACGCGTCCCTGCAGTTCCGGAAACATCGGCCCTTGGATGATCGGCCCGCCGATCACACACAAGTTCATGTCCGTATGGGGGTATTCGAAAGCCGGCGGCGTCTCGACGCCCCAGTTCTCAAGCAATGTCGATTCGGCCTCCGGACCCTGCAACGAACCTTCCCTTCGGCTCCACTGATGATTCGATCCGGATTGGGCGACCTCAATTTGCTCCATCTCGTCTTCACCGACTTCGCCCACCCACACGCGATCGCCCGACGGATCGCAATGGATTCGAAATGGATTGCGAAACCCGAGCGACCAGAATTCCTCCAGCACGTTGGGCGTACCGACGAAGGGGTTGTCGTTTGGGATGCGATAGCCAGACGTGCGAGTTCCGGCGACCTGAAATCGCGGCGGATGACCGCGGTCTTCCCGGCCGTTGACTTCGATGCGGAGAATTCCCGAGAAGAACCCGGCGTCGAGTTGCTGCGTGTTGTGATGCCGCCCGGCAAGTTCGTTGTCACCGCAGGAGATCAACAGATATCCCTGCCGGTCGAACGCCAGATCCCCGAACAGATGTTCGCGGCTGGCGACCTGTTGTTCGATCAGGATCTGCTCGTGCTTTTTGTCCGCAATGCCGGCGGTCGGGAGCTGCAAGGCGCTGAGGCGGCAGAACAAGGAACCAGGGTCGGCATCATCCGTGCGATAGATCACGAACAATCGCCGATCGACTGGATAATGTGGATGCACTTCAAACGAAAACAGCCAGCCGAGATCGGTCCCTGACAGATCCGCGACGATCCGGCTGATCCAGCGCGAGCCGTGCCGACGGACTTCTCGAATCGTGCCGTGAAAATCGGCGGCGAAATAAACGCCCGGCGCTGACGGATGTTCCCGCAATCGCATCACGCCGCCGAGACCAGCACCGGGGAAGGCATCGACAACCACATAGTCCGACAGATCGGCGGCAGGCGTAGTGTTCAAGAAATCCGGAGCGGCGACATCAGCTTCCTGAGGGGCGTTCTCTGTTTTCCATGCAAGCCCCACCGTTCCGAGCGAAAGCAGTACGACCGTTACCCCGGTCAAGATCCAGGGAAGCCGAAACAGAACTATCGGAAATGGAATGCTCACCTGCGGCAACAGTGACGGCCAGATCATCGAGGCCATGCGGGCACAAATTAGCGCATGCGTCGTTGCAAACAGCAGCGGTGGTGCAAAGTGCACCCAGCGGTCAGGCGCACGGGTCAGTTCTTTGAGAACACTCGCCCAAATGAGCGCCGCCGCTCCCAGCGATGTCGCTAACAGGAGCAGGCAGGGCCACCCCCGCCAGTTGCGTCGCGCGTATTTGTCGCCTGTGACGATCCAGTGCGTGCCGGACCGCGACATCAGGTCGACCAGTGCGCTCAGATGAGCCGCACAAGAGACTTCCCGTGTCGTGAGAAAATGCAGCCCGAAGGGATAGACGCTCCACCAGCCGATGAGAAACGGCGTGTAGATGACAGCCAGCGCGGCGAAGGCCGCGTGATTCCAGTGGACCCATTCCGGAAACAGCCCGACCATGATCAGCGGCGGCAGCGGCGTGAAGACCGTGTTCAGCGCGGTCGCCAGATAGTACGCAAAACCTGAGACGAAACAGGTTTTCTGGGCCAGAGTGAGCCGTGACTGCCAGAATTCGTTCGAAGTCACCAGTGACAGCGACCCCTGGCACCACCGCGACTGCTGATGCACAAACGAATCGAGCCGATCAGGGCAGAGCCCCTTTGCGAGGATCACCGGGACATACCGTACCTGATAGCCCCGATTGAGCAATTCGAATCCGGTCCACAGATCCTCTGAATGGGCGATTGGATAACACCCCTCGAACTGCTGCAGCGCGGTGCGGCGGTAGACGGCGCAGGAACCCGTGCACACGGCCGCTCCCCAGCGGTCTCGCGCCGGCTGAATCAGACGATAAAAAAGTTCCTGCACATAGCCGGCTCCCGCCTGCACCCAGTTCATTCCAGAATGCACATCAAAGAACTGCGGACTCTGCACAATCGCGACCTGTGCGTCATGAAGCAGATATGGCATCAGTTCCAGTAGCATGTCCGCCCTGGGGCGAAAATCGGCATCGAGCAGCAGGATGAAGTCGCCGTGGGAATGCGAGAACGCATATCGGAGATTGCCTGCCTTCCGCAGTTCACGGGCAGGCCGGCGCAGGTAATGAAACCCGAAGGCTTGCGCCGCAACGCGGAATCGGTCATCAGTCGAATCGTCCAGTACATAGACATTGATCTCGCCTGACCACTCCAGTTGGCGAACCCCTGCCCAGGTTCCCAGAACCACATCCAGCGGCTCTCCGCAGACCGGCAGAAAGACATCAACTGATGCCCGTTGTCGATCAGTCGGTCGTGAAGTCCATTTGTCCACGAGTCGCAGATGATCGCTCAGGCGAAACGTGCTTCCAGAGAGCATCACCGCATAGGACAACAGGAGATACAGGCCGTTCGTCAACAGAAACGGAAGCGCCAACATCCACAACATGTCGATGACGGCAAACCGCCCCAGACCGACCAGCAGGAGCGTTGAACTGACCAGTCCAAAGAGAACCAGCCAGCCATGTCGCCCCTGGGCGTAACAATATTTTTCCCGGTCCGTCACGACGCGGGCAGAAGCGCAATACTGCTCTGGTTCGATCGGTTCTTGCATGGGGAACATCAACGACGGAAATACCACCAGCCCAACCCGACCGCGATTACAAGATTCGCACAGACAAAACTCGTCAACCGCCAGTTGATTCCAATCGTTCCGGACTTCGAGACCCCGGCCGCTCTCAGGTCGGGCGCCGTCTCCGGAGTTCCTCTGGCAACGCTTTGTAATGGCGTACCCACGGCGAGAAACTCGTCTCGATTGATCTGCTGATTTCGGTCGGAGTCCGTTCGTGCGAAGGCATCCGTGAGATTCAGACTGCGGCGTTCGAATTTGCGTTTCGCCCAGTCTCGGTTGTCTGTCGGGCGTTCGCGTTCGAGCAGTTCTTCCAGCGCGAGAATGCCGTCGTTGTTCGCATCGAGTCGGTCGAACAGGACGTCGGGTCTCGCCCTCCGCGGATTGATCTCGAAGCGAAATTCATCCATGGTCAGCGCCTGATCTCGATTCGCATCCAGTCGCCGAAAAAACATCTGCGAGAGTCCCCGATGCAGCGGTGCTTTCGCAGTCTCGAACTCTTGTCGAGACAGGCTGCCGTTGTGGTCGAGATCCCAACGGGCGATGTTGTCGTCCTGCAACGGATTGGCCAGCGGCGTGCTGCGAAACTCCGAGAACGTCAGCGAGCCGTCACGGTTGAGATCAAAGGCAGGGAATATCCATTGCACGGTCTGTCGTTCGTGCCGCCGGGCGTGACGGTGCAGTTCCTCTGCGGTCAGCAGCGCGTCTTGATTCTGATCGAAGCGGCGAAATTCGGACTGGGTTTCGATCCAGAACGGTTCCCCTGTCAGCAGCTCCGCCAGGCTCAGTTCGCCGTCTCCGTTGATGTCGGTGCGTGCGAAATCTGCATCTGCTTCTGAACCAGTCTTCCAATACCGCGCCAGGAACTCACCTTTAACGAGGCGGTTGTCGTGATTGGTGTCGGCATAGCGAAAAGTACGCGCGTCGAACACCTGACCATTCGCCCGACGCAGCCGCGAGCCGCTCGGCATTTTCAGGCCGTAGAGAACTTCCAGATGCGAACGGATTTCGCCGGTCTGCAACAAACCGTCCTTGTCGTCATCCCAGGCGAGCAGATCCAGTTCGTTCAGATCTCCCAGTTCGAGCGCTGTCAGCTTGAGGAGTCGGGCAGGGGTCAGGCCGGCCGACTGGGTGTCGGCGTTCTGAGCCAAATTCAGGAGCGACTGGACCTCGTTTTCAATTGGATCAACGACCATCGGCCGCTGCTGCAACGGCCACAAGCTGGGCATACAGGCGAACTCGATGAACGACAGATTCCCGTTCCGATCAAAATCGCAGATGCCGAATTCCTGTTGAAAGGCTGCCAGAGCGGTCTCCGGCTGTCCGGCCAGCCATTCAACAAGATCGAGATGTCCGTCCTGATCCCGGTCGCGACGCAGGAATGACGGCCAGACGCGATTCCGCAAGGTTCCTTCCAGTTCGGCCACGGCAATCAGCTCCGGCTGCGATTCCAGTTCAGCGACCGAGAGCAGACGATCGCCATTTTTGTCGCTTTCCTCAAATAGCCGCTGGTGTCGCGGCACGAGAACCTGCGACTGTTCTGGCAACTCTTTACCAAGGGCCGAGTAGAGTTCAATCACCGAAAGCAGCCCGTCGCCATTCCGATCTCGCAGTCCGATCAGTCTGTGCGGCGGCAGACGCTGTTCATCGACCGTCATGTCCACTTCGTGCAGCGAAAGACGTTCATCGTGATTCTGATCGAGCTTGCGGAAAAACTCCCCAGCCAGTGCCGTACAGGTCAGCGTCCCGTTCGGTGTGAACTCAGCGAGATCCAGAAACCCATCGCCGTTCCGGTCCACGCGCGGTGTGAACCAGTTGAACAGTGGATGCCCGAAGGGGGAATCCAAGTACTCGCCCAGTGACAGCCCACCGTCCTGATTCTGGTCAAAACCGGGCAGCAGCCGCGTTGCCAGTGGTTGCTGCCAACTGGGGGCCTGTTGCAGTTCTTGAATCGACAATACGCTGTCACCATTTTGGTCGAGTTTCAGAAACTGGTTCGGCAGATCTGAGCGAAAAAGTTCCGCCGCATCTGCTTCGGCGCGGCTTAACCGGTCGTCATGATTTTGATCGGCCAGATCGAATAACTCGCCTGCAGGTCGGCTGCCCCCTTTGTACTCCGCGACGAATTCCTTTCTCTCGATCAGTTCATCGTCGTCTCGGTCCAAAGAGACGAAAAAGCTGTCGTTGAAGGCCGTTCCATTGGCCCAGCGCGCGATGGCACCATCGCCGCGTCTCAGACCATATGCCGTTTCCAATCCCAGTCGCGCCTCATCGACGTCAATCTGCTGATTCTGATTGCGATCCCATAGAGCAGCTTCAAGCGGAATCCCGACAGGCAGCTTTCCGGACCATTTCGTAGTAATGTCTTTGTTGTTGACGGGCACCGGCAGTCTGGACAAGACGCTCTCGACTTGAGCCTGCGTCTTTGTCAGCTTCATCAATTCAAGAGCAGCCCGCTGTTCGATGGAGACGAAGCCCGGCACGGTGCGGAACTCGTCGAGATTTAGTTGGCGATCCTGATTGAGGTCGAACACCACCAAACGCTGCCGCAATGCCTGCGGCGGCAGCAACCCGTGCCACGCAAGCAGTTCATCTACTGTGAGTTGCCGGTCTCCATTTGCGTCGAGTTTTGCGAACTGCTCATCTGGCGCCAGTGACTTCGGCGTCGAACGAAATGTCATTTCCGAGAGTTCGAGTGAACCGTTGTGATCGCGGTCCAGACGACCAAAGAACAGTTCTGACAGTGCGAGAAAACTTGCGTCTACGGAAGGGTGGTACTCCCTCAGAGTCAACCGGCCATCCTGATCCGCATCCCAATACTGTCGGTTGTAATCCAGCACCGGATTCGCCAGCGGCGTCAGGCGAAACTCGCGAAACGACAGCCTGTCGTCGGCATCGGTATCGAAAGCAGGCAGAAGTTGGCTGATGACTTCCCGTTCGTGCGGGTACGCCTGCTTCGTCAGTTCCACTGACGACAACTGTCCATCCAGATCCACATCGAATCGAGCAAACTCCCGCTGCGTATCGAGCCAGAAGAGCGATCCCGCTTCCAGTTCATTCATCTGCAGGTTGCCGTCGTGGTCGAGATCGCCGGCGTTAAAATCCGCATCGGCTTCTGCTCCTCGTTTCCAGTACTTCGCCAGGAATTCTGAGCGACTGAGGGAACCATTCTTGTCGGCATCAAAATAGAAGCAGGTGCGACGATCGAACACCTGGCCAGTGTGTCGTCGCAGGCTTCGGCCCTGCTCGTCCCGTATGCCGTAGAGACTTTCAATCCCTCGTCGCAGTTCCCGCTGTGACAGTGTTGCACTGCCGTCACGATCCCAGTTGGTAACCGCCTCCGGAGTCAGCCAACTCCACATTCGCGGCGCGGTTTCGCCGACTGCTTGCACCGTCGCTGCGTCATCACGCGACTTCAGTGCCGACCGGAGTTCCGCGATCCTTTGCTCCACATGTTCGACCACCGGATCGACCAATGCCGGCCGTTCGTAGGCGGCAGTGAGACTGGGCAAACATGCAAACTCCAGAAACGAGAGTTGACCGTCGCGATTGAAATCACAGACGACAAAGTCTCTCGACAAGACCGCGCGCTGGTTCTCCGGCTGTTCGTCCAGCCATTCGCTTTTCGAAACCAGTCCGTTGTGATCGTGATCGCGCTGTTGAAAGAACGGCGCCTGTTTTCGCGCGAGGAGAACTTCCAGCGTCACTGCTTGATAGAGACCCGGTTCCGCCTGCCATTCCTCCTGGGAGATCTGCTGATCTGCGTTGGAGTCTGCGATTTGAAACAGTTCCGCGTGTCGTGGGATGAGAATTCGCGGCTGCGTCTCCAGATCGGAACGGATTGGAGAAAACGCCTCGCCGAGGGTCAGCAGCCCGTCGCTGTTTCGATCACGGAGTGCGAACAGTCGCGACGGAGTTAACCGCCGTTCCTCGATCTGGAATTCCATTTCAACTGGCGATAATCGGCCGTCATGATCGCGATCCAGCCGCTGAAAGATATCTGCCGCGAGTGCCGTCTCTTTCAGCGTTTCGGGGGGTGCGAATTCGGCCAGATTCAGAAACCCATCCGCATCCAGATCTCGCCGAATTGCGAACCAGTCGACCGCGGGATACCCGAATGGCGACGAAAGAAATTCTGCGAGCGACAGTGCCTCGTCGCCATTGTCATCAAACGCAGGCAGCAATTTGGCCGCGAGATTCCCTGCCCTGTTGGGAGCCTGGCCGAGTTGGTCCCCCGATCCTCGCCACTTCCGCAGTTCAGATTTCGACAGCAGCCCATCCTGGTTTTCATCGAGCTGCACAAACAGTTCACGAGGCGAAGATGAAGGCGGCGACTGGCCGTTCGCGTCACTGCCGAGAGCGCACAGACAGCCGATCAGCAGGCACAAAGAAAAGCGCGAAAGCATCGTCACCTCAGAGACGCGTCCAGCCACGATGATGCAATCGGGATGCAACACGCTTGCTGCATCTCGGATTCAGGCAATGACCTTGAACTGCAAGAGCAGCGATCCGAAACTCGGTGCAGCAC is a window encoding:
- a CDS encoding EF-hand domain-containing protein; this translates as MLSRFSLCLLIGCLCALGSDANGQSPPSSSPRELFVQLDENQDGLLSKSELRKWRGSGDQLGQAPNRAGNLAAKLLPAFDDNGDEALSLAEFLSSPFGYPAVDWFAIRRDLDADGFLNLAEFAPPETLKETALAADIFQRLDRDHDGRLSPVEMEFQIEERRLTPSRLFALRDRNSDGLLTLGEAFSPIRSDLETQPRILIPRHAELFQIADSNADQQISQEEWQAEPGLYQAVTLEVLLARKQAPFFQQRDHDHNGLVSKSEWLDEQPENQRAVLSRDFVVCDFNRDGQLSFLEFACLPSLTAAYERPALVDPVVEHVEQRIAELRSALKSRDDAATVQAVGETAPRMWSWLTPEAVTNWDRDGSATLSQRELRRGIESLYGIRDEQGRSLRRHTGQVFDRRTCFYFDADKNGSLSRSEFLAKYWKRGAEADADFNAGDLDHDGNLQMNELEAGSLFWLDTQREFARFDVDLDGQLSSVELTKQAYPHEREVISQLLPAFDTDADDRLSFREFRLTPLANPVLDYNRQYWDADQDGRLTLREYHPSVDASFLALSELFFGRLDRDHNGSLELSEMTFRSTPKSLAPDEQFAKLDANGDRQLTVDELLAWHGLLPPQALRQRLVVFDLNQDRQLNLDEFRTVPGFVSIEQRAALELMKLTKTQAQVESVLSRLPVPVNNKDITTKWSGKLPVGIPLEAALWDRNQNQQIDVDEARLGLETAYGLRRGDGAIARWANGTAFNDSFFVSLDRDDDELIERKEFVAEYKGGSRPAGELFDLADQNHDDRLSRAEADAAELFRSDLPNQFLKLDQNGDSVLSIQELQQAPSWQQPLATRLLPGFDQNQDGGLSLGEYLDSPFGHPLFNWFTPRVDRNGDGFLDLAEFTPNGTLTCTALAGEFFRKLDQNHDERLSLHEVDMTVDEQRLPPHRLIGLRDRNGDGLLSVIELYSALGKELPEQSQVLVPRHQRLFEESDKNGDRLLSVAELESQPELIAVAELEGTLRNRVWPSFLRRDRDQDGHLDLVEWLAGQPETALAAFQQEFGICDFDRNGNLSFIEFACMPSLWPLQQRPMVVDPIENEVQSLLNLAQNADTQSAGLTPARLLKLTALELGDLNELDLLAWDDDKDGLLQTGEIRSHLEVLYGLKMPSGSRLRRANGQVFDARTFRYADTNHDNRLVKGEFLARYWKTGSEADADFARTDINGDGELSLAELLTGEPFWIETQSEFRRFDQNQDALLTAEELHRHARRHERQTVQWIFPAFDLNRDGSLTFSEFRSTPLANPLQDDNIARWDLDHNGSLSRQEFETAKAPLHRGLSQMFFRRLDANRDQALTMDEFRFEINPRRARPDVLFDRLDANNDGILALEELLERERPTDNRDWAKRKFERRSLNLTDAFARTDSDRNQQINRDEFLAVGTPLQSVARGTPETAPDLRAAGVSKSGTIGINWRLTSFVCANLVIAVGLGWWYFRR